One window of Mesorhizobium loti R88b genomic DNA carries:
- a CDS encoding indolepyruvate oxidoreductase subunit beta family protein has protein sequence MLDAVPPFRARPGAQDDELVIKLAVLAVGGQGGGVLADWITDVAERNGYVAQSTSVAGVAQRTGATIYYIEMARDTGRLPVFALSPSQGDVDILIAAELMEAGRAIIRGFVTPERTTLIASSHRIAAVSEKIEPGDGRASSSKVHATAVAASKRFIAFDMEKIAADNGSMISASLLGALAGSDALPFTRESYEQAIGAGGRGVKASLAAFGAAYDRARGTVAPAPKPVEPAIVESAPGAGRVSGPQNLLQGWQALAARIDLMPLAVRDIALRGLRKVVDYQDIVYGQEYLDRLDKAVALDGDDHAHALSIAAAKHLANALCYDDMIRVADLKTRSTRDKRVRKEVGVKHGSILQVTEYFHPRIEEFCGTLPAGLGSYIEARPKLAAFLDRRINHGRRIRTDSFAGFAALWFIGGLRRWRRSLLRHKVEMTHVDRWYALALGYVPQDYALAVEILNCRRLIKGYSDTHVRAQSKFDRVLSALPMLKGRDDAADWIRRLREAALKDEKGDMLDGALKTVATLGSGPATGN, from the coding sequence ATGCTTGACGCTGTCCCGCCCTTCCGCGCCCGGCCCGGCGCCCAGGACGACGAGCTCGTCATCAAGCTCGCCGTGCTGGCGGTCGGCGGGCAGGGCGGCGGCGTGCTGGCCGACTGGATCACCGACGTTGCCGAGCGCAACGGTTACGTCGCACAGTCGACCTCGGTCGCCGGCGTCGCCCAGCGCACCGGCGCCACCATTTATTATATCGAAATGGCCCGCGACACCGGCCGGTTGCCTGTCTTCGCGCTGTCGCCCTCGCAAGGCGATGTCGACATCCTGATCGCCGCCGAATTGATGGAGGCCGGCCGCGCCATCATCAGGGGCTTCGTCACCCCGGAACGCACCACGCTGATCGCTTCCTCGCACCGCATTGCCGCCGTGTCGGAAAAGATCGAGCCGGGCGACGGCCGTGCCTCGTCATCCAAGGTGCATGCGACGGCGGTAGCCGCATCGAAACGCTTCATCGCCTTCGACATGGAAAAGATCGCAGCCGACAATGGCTCGATGATCTCGGCCAGCCTGCTCGGCGCACTGGCCGGCTCCGACGCACTGCCGTTCACGCGTGAAAGCTACGAGCAGGCGATCGGAGCCGGCGGCCGGGGCGTGAAGGCCAGCCTCGCCGCCTTCGGCGCCGCCTACGACCGCGCGCGCGGCACGGTCGCACCTGCGCCAAAGCCGGTAGAGCCGGCGATTGTCGAATCCGCCCCGGGGGCAGGGCGCGTCAGCGGTCCGCAAAACCTGCTGCAGGGATGGCAGGCGCTCGCCGCCCGCATCGACCTGATGCCTTTGGCGGTCCGCGACATTGCGCTGCGGGGCCTGCGGAAGGTCGTCGACTATCAGGATATCGTCTATGGGCAGGAGTATCTCGACAGGCTGGACAAGGCCGTTGCGCTTGATGGTGACGACCATGCCCATGCGCTGTCCATCGCCGCCGCCAAGCATCTCGCCAATGCGCTCTGCTACGACGACATGATCCGCGTTGCCGATCTGAAAACGCGTTCGACGCGCGACAAACGTGTCCGCAAGGAGGTCGGCGTCAAGCACGGCTCGATCCTGCAGGTGACTGAATATTTCCATCCGCGCATCGAGGAATTCTGCGGCACGTTGCCGGCGGGGCTGGGCAGCTACATCGAGGCGCGGCCCAAGCTTGCCGCCTTCCTCGACCGCCGCATCAACCATGGCCGCCGCATCCGCACCGACAGCTTCGCCGGCTTTGCGGCCTTGTGGTTCATCGGCGGCCTGCGCCGCTGGCGCCGCAGCCTGCTGCGTCACAAGGTCGAGATGACCCATGTCGATCGCTGGTATGCATTGGCACTTGGATATGTGCCCCAGGACTATGCGCTGGCGGTCGAAATCCTCAATTGCCGCCGGCTGATCAAGGGCTACAGCGACACCCATGTCCGCGCCCAGTCGAAATTCGACCGCGTGCTGTCGGCGCTCCCTATGCTCAAGGGCCGTGACGATGCCGCCGACTGGATCCGCCGCCTGCGCGAAGCAGCGCTGAAGGACGAAAAGGGCGACATGCTCGACGGCGCGCTGAAGACGGTGGCGACGCTTGGATCGGGTCCGGCAACCGGCAACTGA
- a CDS encoding MarR family winged helix-turn-helix transcriptional regulator produces MEQKVAEKRQRISTLGQIGLQQFAPYLMNRIMGRYNATLRDDFRKQGLTIPQVRTLAVLSVADGVTVNDLSVYTVIEQSTLSRTLDTLEGQGFVRREQGVTDSRIRHVFLTDEGRAEFTRAWPAMHDAFEAMFEDIDDAEYAALIATLLKMLKNIRKHDI; encoded by the coding sequence ATGGAACAGAAGGTCGCGGAGAAGCGTCAGCGCATTTCAACCCTGGGGCAGATCGGCCTGCAGCAATTCGCGCCCTATCTGATGAACCGCATCATGGGCCGCTACAACGCCACCTTGCGTGACGATTTCCGCAAACAGGGGCTGACCATTCCGCAGGTGCGTACTCTTGCGGTCCTTTCGGTCGCCGATGGCGTCACCGTCAATGATCTCTCGGTCTACACCGTCATCGAGCAGTCGACCTTGAGCCGCACGCTCGACACGCTGGAGGGGCAAGGCTTCGTGCGGCGCGAACAGGGCGTCACCGACAGCCGCATCCGCCATGTCTTCCTGACCGACGAAGGCCGCGCCGAATTCACCCGCGCCTGGCCGGCCATGCATGACGCCTTCGAGGCGATGTTCGAGGATATCGACGATGCCGAATACGCAGCCCTGATCGCCACGCTTCTGAAGATGCTCAAGAACATTCGCAAGCACGACATCTAG
- a CDS encoding phytoene desaturase family protein, translating into MSQPDHIIVGSGINALVCAAMLGGKGAKVLVLERNDRIGGCMRTEEVTAPGFIHDVMATTFVLFITSPAFAALGGDLARHGLEFCHTGTPTGVLRPDGSHAVLSTNRAANIAALNAFAAGDGDRHADDVGGIERNAGLLFGLLGGSLWSYPTAKLLAGDAWRRGPRGLAAFLGEALVPARGWLESTYQSETIRALWAPWVLHAGLGPEDAFSGQIAKVIAFALEAAGAPIVKGGAKNLLAAFEALIRERGGDIRTGADVASIVQSDGRATGVRLASGETIAANKSVICSVTPTQLYGRLLGADAPKADVEATRKYRYGKSNFQIHYALNKPPSWRGEGLDKVALLHLTPGLDGVSKACNEAVRGMLPEVPTICVGQPHALDPSRCPEGKAILWLQLPEAPRHIKGDAAGKLQVPADGQWTDALREAYADRVEAILASHIDGFKDSLIARRAYSPADLEKMNINLVGGDPYGGSSTIDQSFLWRPFKTSRNHQTGIKNLYHIGASTHPGAGLGGGSGFLLAGRL; encoded by the coding sequence GTGAGCCAGCCGGATCACATCATCGTCGGCAGCGGCATCAACGCGCTGGTCTGCGCGGCGATGCTCGGCGGCAAGGGCGCGAAGGTGCTCGTGCTTGAGCGCAACGACCGCATCGGCGGTTGCATGCGCACCGAGGAGGTCACCGCGCCCGGCTTCATCCATGATGTGATGGCGACGACCTTCGTGCTGTTCATCACCTCGCCTGCCTTTGCGGCATTGGGCGGCGATCTGGCCCGGCACGGGCTGGAGTTCTGCCACACCGGCACGCCGACCGGCGTGCTGCGGCCGGACGGCAGCCATGCCGTGCTTAGCACGAACCGCGCCGCCAATATCGCCGCCCTCAACGCGTTCGCCGCCGGCGATGGCGATAGGCACGCGGACGATGTCGGCGGCATCGAACGCAATGCCGGCCTGCTGTTCGGTCTGCTCGGCGGCAGCCTGTGGTCTTATCCCACAGCGAAGCTGCTGGCCGGCGACGCCTGGCGGCGTGGCCCGCGTGGCCTTGCCGCCTTTCTCGGCGAAGCGCTGGTGCCGGCGCGTGGCTGGCTGGAAAGCACCTACCAGTCCGAAACCATCCGCGCGCTGTGGGCGCCCTGGGTGCTGCATGCCGGGCTTGGGCCCGAGGATGCCTTCTCCGGCCAGATCGCCAAGGTCATTGCCTTCGCGCTCGAGGCGGCCGGAGCGCCGATCGTCAAGGGCGGGGCGAAGAACCTGCTTGCCGCCTTCGAAGCCCTGATCCGGGAACGTGGCGGCGACATCCGCACCGGTGCCGATGTCGCCTCGATTGTCCAGAGCGATGGCCGCGCGACAGGCGTGCGGCTGGCATCCGGCGAGACCATCGCGGCCAACAAGAGCGTCATCTGCTCGGTCACGCCGACGCAGCTTTACGGCAGACTGCTCGGCGCGGATGCTCCAAAAGCCGATGTCGAAGCAACGCGGAAATACCGCTACGGCAAAAGTAATTTCCAGATCCACTATGCGCTGAACAAGCCGCCGTCCTGGCGCGGCGAAGGCCTGGACAAGGTCGCGTTGCTGCACCTGACGCCTGGTTTGGATGGCGTTTCGAAAGCCTGCAACGAAGCGGTACGCGGCATGCTGCCGGAGGTGCCCACCATCTGTGTCGGACAGCCGCATGCGCTTGACCCGTCACGCTGTCCGGAGGGCAAGGCGATCCTGTGGCTGCAACTGCCCGAGGCGCCGCGCCATATCAAAGGCGACGCAGCTGGCAAGCTGCAGGTTCCCGCTGACGGACAATGGACCGACGCATTGCGCGAGGCCTATGCCGATCGCGTCGAAGCAATCCTCGCCAGCCATATCGACGGCTTCAAGGACAGTCTCATTGCACGGCGCGCCTATTCGCCGGCCGATCTCGAAAAGATGAACATCAATCTGGTCGGCGGCGACCCCTATGGCGGCTCCTCGACCATCGACCAGTCGTTCCTGTGGCGGCCGTTCAAGACCAGTCGCAACCACCAGACCGGCATCAAAAACCTCTACCATATCGGCGCCTCGACCCATCCGGGTGCCGGCCTCGGCGGCGGTTCCGGCTTCCTGCTGGCGGGGAGGCTGTGA
- a CDS encoding acyl-[ACP]--phospholipid O-acyltransferase, whose translation MNTHLMLSRRFAPLFWTQFLSAFNDNFLKNTLVFLILFTLAAGQAASLVTLAGAVFMAPFLLLSALGGEIADRFDKALIARRLKFAEIAAAAVSVAGIALSSIPVLMTALLMFGIISALFGPIKYGILPDHLERKELPKANAWIESATFAAILGGTIAGGVVSADGIGVTVFGPIMMALAVGCWFVSRYIPSTGSAAPDLVIDKNIFRSTWRQVSELRTDTRIWRAGLMTSWFWLIGAIVLSILPTLIKDSLGGDEIAVTVYLAVFAVSIAIGSAIAAWMSQGRIVLLPAPVGTALLALFGLHLAWTIWSMQPSPRAETLALFFAGPNTIRVAIDLAGMAIASAFLVVPTFAAVQAWSPEARRARVVAAVSIVNAGFMTVGGILVAVIQTKVSTGGILFGLAVANAVAAWLMLKFLPTNAFRDFVSILFRAFLRLEVEGMDNLKAAGKAPILALNHVSFLDGPLALTLTDEEPVFAIDYTIAQAWWMKPFMKLARALPLNPAKPMSTRTLIKVVQGGDPLVIFPEGRITVTGGLMKVYDGAAMVADKTGSMVVPVRIDGLEKSYFSRLSSQHVRRRLFPKVKVTILEPVKLQVPPELKGRKRRAAAGAALYQVMSDLVFRTQDIDKTVLEKIIQTANERGMGELAVQDPVTGSLSYGKLFTAAAVLGEKFQNLYADQQTLGIMLPNANGSCATLLGVMSAGKVPAMINFTAGAANILSACKAAEVRTVLTSRAFVEQAKLGAVVEEIGRSVDIVWLDDLRKTIGLKDKLLGLLRKSTPRAPRLPNDPAVILFTSGSEGTPKGVVLTHRNILANAAQAASRIDFHSGDKVFNVLPIFHSFGMTAGMVLPLISGVPVYFYPSPLHYRIVPELIYASNATIIFGTDTFLSGYARTAHPYDFRSIRYCFAGAEPVKASTRMTYMEKFGVRILEGYGVTETAPVISINTPMYNRSGTVGKIMPGMEYRLDPVPGVDDGGRLFVRGPNVMAGYLRAEKPGVLETLPDGWHDTGDVVSIDEGGFITIRGRAKRFAKIGGEMISLAAVEALAGEMWKGSLSAVASVPDARKGEKLVLITEAPGATRADFLAFAKANGAMDLMVPAEVRVVPKVPVLGSGKLDFAGVTKLVRGEDAPAAKVEAA comes from the coding sequence ATGAACACGCATCTGATGTTGTCCCGGCGCTTTGCGCCTCTGTTCTGGACGCAGTTCCTGTCCGCCTTCAATGACAATTTCCTCAAGAACACATTGGTGTTCCTGATCCTCTTCACACTGGCCGCGGGTCAGGCGGCCTCGCTGGTCACGCTTGCGGGGGCCGTCTTCATGGCCCCGTTCCTGTTGTTATCGGCCCTTGGCGGCGAGATCGCCGACCGTTTCGACAAGGCGCTGATCGCGCGTCGGCTCAAATTCGCCGAGATTGCCGCTGCTGCCGTCTCTGTCGCCGGTATCGCGCTGTCGTCGATCCCGGTGCTGATGACGGCGCTGCTGATGTTCGGCATCATCTCGGCGCTGTTCGGACCGATCAAATACGGCATCCTGCCCGATCACCTCGAGCGCAAGGAACTGCCCAAGGCCAACGCCTGGATCGAGTCGGCGACGTTTGCCGCCATCCTCGGCGGCACCATTGCCGGCGGCGTCGTTTCGGCCGATGGCATCGGCGTCACGGTCTTCGGACCGATCATGATGGCCTTGGCCGTCGGCTGCTGGTTCGTCAGCCGCTACATCCCGTCCACCGGTTCGGCGGCGCCCGACCTCGTCATCGACAAGAACATCTTCCGTTCGACCTGGCGTCAGGTCAGCGAATTGCGCACCGACACGCGCATCTGGCGCGCCGGCCTGATGACCTCCTGGTTCTGGCTGATCGGCGCCATCGTGCTGTCGATCCTGCCGACGCTGATCAAGGATTCGCTCGGCGGCGATGAGATAGCGGTCACCGTCTATCTCGCTGTCTTCGCCGTCTCGATCGCCATCGGTTCGGCCATTGCCGCATGGATGTCGCAGGGCCGCATTGTGCTTCTGCCCGCACCGGTCGGAACGGCGCTGCTGGCGCTGTTCGGCCTGCATCTGGCCTGGACCATCTGGAGCATGCAGCCTTCGCCAAGGGCGGAGACGCTTGCCCTGTTCTTCGCCGGGCCTAACACGATCCGTGTTGCGATCGACCTTGCCGGCATGGCCATCGCCAGCGCCTTCCTCGTGGTGCCGACCTTCGCCGCGGTGCAAGCCTGGTCGCCTGAAGCGCGCCGCGCCCGCGTCGTCGCTGCCGTCAGCATCGTCAATGCCGGCTTCATGACGGTCGGCGGTATTCTTGTCGCCGTGATCCAGACGAAAGTCTCCACCGGTGGCATTCTGTTCGGGCTCGCCGTGGCCAACGCCGTCGCCGCCTGGCTGATGCTGAAATTCCTGCCGACCAACGCGTTCCGCGATTTCGTCTCCATCCTGTTCCGCGCCTTCCTGCGCCTGGAAGTCGAGGGCATGGACAACCTCAAGGCGGCCGGCAAGGCGCCGATCCTGGCGCTCAACCATGTCAGCTTTCTCGATGGTCCGTTGGCGCTGACGCTGACCGACGAGGAGCCGGTCTTCGCCATCGACTACACCATCGCCCAGGCCTGGTGGATGAAGCCGTTCATGAAGCTTGCCCGTGCTCTGCCGCTCAATCCGGCCAAGCCGATGTCGACCCGCACGCTGATCAAGGTCGTGCAGGGCGGCGATCCGCTGGTCATCTTCCCCGAAGGCCGCATCACCGTCACCGGCGGGTTGATGAAGGTCTATGACGGCGCCGCCATGGTCGCCGACAAGACGGGCTCAATGGTCGTGCCGGTGCGCATCGACGGGCTGGAGAAGAGCTACTTTTCGCGGCTGTCGTCGCAACATGTGCGCCGCCGGCTGTTCCCGAAGGTCAAGGTGACCATTCTGGAACCGGTCAAGCTTCAAGTGCCGCCGGAATTGAAGGGCCGCAAACGCCGCGCCGCGGCGGGAGCGGCTCTCTATCAGGTGATGTCGGATCTCGTCTTCCGCACGCAGGACATCGACAAGACGGTCCTGGAAAAGATCATCCAGACGGCGAACGAACGCGGTATGGGAGAGCTCGCCGTGCAGGATCCGGTCACCGGTTCGCTGAGCTACGGCAAGCTGTTCACGGCCGCCGCCGTGCTTGGCGAGAAATTCCAGAACCTTTATGCCGATCAGCAGACGCTCGGCATCATGCTGCCCAATGCCAACGGCTCATGCGCGACGCTGCTTGGCGTCATGTCGGCGGGCAAGGTGCCGGCGATGATCAACTTCACCGCAGGTGCCGCCAATATCCTGTCCGCCTGCAAGGCCGCCGAAGTTCGGACTGTGCTCACCTCCCGCGCGTTCGTCGAGCAGGCAAAGCTCGGCGCGGTGGTCGAGGAGATCGGTCGCTCGGTCGACATCGTCTGGCTAGACGATCTGCGCAAAACCATCGGTCTCAAGGACAAGCTGCTCGGGCTCTTACGCAAGTCGACGCCGCGCGCGCCGCGCTTGCCCAACGACCCGGCGGTGATCCTGTTCACTTCGGGTTCGGAAGGCACGCCGAAGGGCGTGGTGCTGACGCATCGCAACATCCTGGCCAATGCCGCCCAGGCGGCCTCGCGCATCGACTTCCATTCGGGCGACAAGGTGTTCAACGTGCTGCCGATCTTCCATTCCTTCGGCATGACGGCGGGCATGGTGCTGCCGCTGATTTCGGGCGTGCCGGTCTATTTCTACCCGTCGCCGCTGCACTACCGCATCGTGCCGGAACTGATCTACGCATCCAACGCGACGATCATCTTCGGCACCGATACGTTCCTCAGCGGCTACGCGCGCACGGCGCATCCGTACGACTTCCGCTCGATACGCTATTGCTTTGCCGGCGCGGAACCGGTCAAGGCGTCGACGCGCATGACCTATATGGAAAAGTTCGGCGTGCGCATCCTGGAAGGTTATGGCGTCACCGAGACCGCGCCGGTGATTTCCATCAACACGCCGATGTACAACCGTTCCGGAACCGTCGGCAAAATCATGCCGGGCATGGAATACCGCCTCGACCCGGTGCCCGGTGTCGACGATGGCGGGCGGCTGTTCGTGCGCGGCCCCAATGTCATGGCGGGTTATCTGCGCGCCGAGAAGCCGGGCGTGCTCGAAACGCTGCCGGACGGCTGGCATGACACCGGCGACGTCGTGTCTATCGATGAGGGCGGCTTCATCACCATTCGCGGCCGCGCCAAGCGTTTCGCCAAGATCGGCGGCGAGATGATTTCGCTGGCCGCGGTCGAGGCGCTGGCGGGCGAAATGTGGAAAGGCTCGTTGTCGGCCGTTGCTTCTGTGCCGGATGCGCGCAAGGGCGAGAAGCTCGTTCTCATCACCGAGGCGCCAGGCGCCACACGCGCCGACTTCCTCGCTTTCGCCAAGGCGAATGGCGCCATGGACCTGATGGTGCCCGCCGAAGTGCGCGTCGTCCCGAAAGTGCCGGTGCTCGGTTCGGGTAAGCTCGACTTCGCCGGCGTGACCAAACTGGTGCGGGGAGAGGACGCGCCCGCCGCCAAGGTCGAGGCCGCCTAA
- a CDS encoding GCG_CRPN prefix-to-repeats domain-containing protein, translating to MLTRYILPIAVAAGTLALSSVGSQALPMAKPSAAALPIESVGWRCGPGWHVNRWGNCVPNRRRVIIVRPGHWRYHHYHHWHHHW from the coding sequence ATGCTCACCAGATACATTCTGCCGATCGCAGTCGCAGCAGGCACATTGGCGCTTTCGAGCGTCGGCTCGCAGGCCCTGCCCATGGCAAAGCCTAGCGCCGCTGCGTTGCCAATCGAAAGCGTCGGCTGGAGATGCGGCCCTGGCTGGCACGTGAACCGGTGGGGAAATTGCGTGCCCAACCGTCGTCGCGTGATAATAGTCCGGCCGGGACACTGGCGGTACCATCACTACCACCACTGGCACCACCACTGGTAA
- a CDS encoding indolepyruvate ferredoxin oxidoreductase subunit alpha, with amino-acid sequence MAERSFAKEVEKLRLGAGEEFAGEGILAITKALLQCGVGYVGGYQGAPISHLMDVLADAQDILGELGVHFEASASEATATAMLAASVHYPIRGAATFKSTVGTNVASDALANLASGGVTGGALIIVGEDYGEGSSIMQERSHAFAMKSQVWLLDPRPNLPSIVKAVEDGFELSEISNTPVMLQVRIRCCHVHGHFIAKDNRRPPMTVADALDAPRRDTGRIVLPPASFLHEKEKVQRRWPAAVEFIAKNKINEFFGSDHGSVGIVMQGGMYNSVIRALQRLGLADTYGETDVPLYVLNAVYPLIDDEFLSFCEGKQAVLVVEEGQPNYIEQAFAAMLHKAGRGTRLVGKEYLPMAGEYTGQVMLDGIGTFLRAEAPHLLPGEVRAPNKVGDGVDIADLINVVPGRPPGFCIGCPERPIFAATKLVEQELGKHHIASDIGCHLFSIMPPFELGATTMGYGLGPASASAFNSPDAKRRSISFVGDGGFWHNGLTSSIGNAVFNKNDGVIVIVDNFYSAATGGQDILSSRAGNKTKSTKHPITEAVKGMGVKWLRHVDRTYDVTKMQDTLREALTTDEKGPKVIVASSECMLNRQRREKPLVDKAVKGGERVVKPKFGVDEDICTGDHACMRLSGCPSLSVKSLDDPLRDDPVASIDQSCVGCGNCGEVADAAVLCPSFYRADVVHNPSRWDRFLESARRATIGLLQRRRESRRLTFADA; translated from the coding sequence ATGGCCGAACGGTCTTTTGCCAAGGAAGTCGAAAAGCTCAGGCTCGGCGCCGGCGAGGAATTTGCCGGCGAGGGCATTCTCGCCATCACCAAGGCGCTGCTGCAATGCGGCGTCGGCTATGTCGGCGGCTATCAGGGCGCGCCGATCAGCCATCTGATGGACGTGTTGGCCGACGCGCAGGACATTCTGGGCGAGCTCGGCGTGCATTTCGAGGCGAGTGCCTCGGAAGCCACCGCCACCGCCATGCTCGCCGCCTCGGTGCATTACCCGATCCGTGGTGCCGCGACCTTCAAATCGACCGTCGGCACCAATGTCGCCTCTGATGCGCTTGCCAACCTCGCTTCCGGCGGCGTCACCGGCGGCGCGCTGATCATCGTCGGCGAGGACTATGGCGAGGGCTCCTCGATCATGCAGGAGCGCAGCCACGCCTTTGCCATGAAGAGCCAGGTCTGGCTGCTCGACCCGCGCCCGAACCTGCCGTCGATCGTCAAGGCGGTGGAGGATGGTTTCGAGCTCTCCGAGATTTCCAACACGCCGGTCATGCTGCAGGTGCGCATCCGCTGTTGCCACGTCCACGGCCATTTCATCGCCAAGGACAACAGACGCCCGCCCATGACGGTGGCCGATGCGCTCGACGCACCGCGCCGCGACACCGGCCGCATCGTGCTGCCACCCGCCTCCTTCCTGCACGAGAAGGAGAAGGTGCAAAGGCGCTGGCCGGCGGCGGTTGAGTTCATCGCCAAGAACAAGATCAATGAGTTCTTCGGCTCGGATCATGGCTCGGTCGGCATCGTCATGCAGGGCGGCATGTACAATTCGGTCATCCGCGCCTTGCAGCGTCTCGGCCTTGCCGACACCTATGGCGAGACCGACGTGCCGCTCTACGTGCTCAACGCCGTCTACCCCCTGATTGACGACGAGTTCCTCAGCTTCTGCGAAGGCAAGCAGGCGGTGCTTGTCGTCGAGGAAGGCCAGCCCAACTACATCGAGCAGGCCTTTGCCGCGATGCTGCATAAGGCCGGGCGCGGCACCAGGCTGGTCGGCAAGGAATATCTGCCGATGGCAGGCGAATATACCGGCCAGGTCATGCTCGACGGCATCGGCACCTTCCTGCGCGCCGAGGCGCCGCATCTCTTGCCGGGCGAAGTGCGTGCGCCCAACAAAGTCGGCGACGGCGTCGACATCGCTGATCTGATCAACGTCGTGCCCGGCCGCCCGCCGGGCTTCTGCATCGGTTGCCCGGAGCGGCCGATATTTGCCGCGACAAAGCTGGTCGAGCAGGAACTCGGCAAACACCACATCGCCTCCGACATTGGCTGCCACCTGTTCTCGATCATGCCGCCTTTCGAGCTCGGCGCCACCACAATGGGCTATGGACTCGGGCCGGCTTCTGCTTCGGCGTTCAATTCGCCCGACGCCAAACGCCGCTCGATCTCTTTCGTCGGCGATGGCGGCTTCTGGCACAACGGCCTGACCTCCTCGATCGGCAATGCGGTGTTCAACAAGAATGACGGCGTCATCGTCATCGTCGACAATTTCTACTCGGCCGCGACCGGCGGGCAGGACATCCTATCATCGCGCGCGGGCAACAAGACCAAGTCGACAAAGCATCCGATCACCGAGGCGGTCAAAGGCATGGGCGTCAAATGGCTGCGCCATGTCGACCGCACCTATGACGTGACCAAGATGCAGGACACGCTGCGCGAGGCACTGACCACCGACGAGAAGGGGCCGAAGGTCATCGTCGCCTCGTCCGAATGCATGCTCAACCGCCAGCGCCGCGAAAAGCCGCTGGTCGACAAAGCGGTAAAGGGCGGCGAGCGCGTGGTGAAACCGAAGTTCGGCGTCGACGAGGACATCTGCACCGGCGACCATGCCTGCATGCGGCTGTCCGGCTGCCCGTCGCTGTCGGTGAAGTCGCTCGACGATCCGCTGCGCGACGATCCCGTCGCAAGCATAGACCAGAGCTGCGTCGGCTGCGGCAATTGCGGCGAGGTCGCGGATGCTGCCGTGCTGTGTCCGTCCTTCTATCGCGCTGACGTCGTGCACAATCCGAGCCGCTGGGATCGCTTCCTGGAATCCGCGCGCCGCGCCACCATCGGCCTGTTGCAGCGCCGCCGCGAAAGCCGGCGCCTGACCTTCGCCGATGCTTGA
- a CDS encoding cyclase family protein has translation MDTQKLLGEVAGQLLSGAIKVVDLSAPLGPDTPLIKLPPELAVDTPKVEIHNISRYDKNGPWWAWNWLKLGEHSGTHFDAPQHWISGKDYPDGATDTIPVQNFVGPVNVIDCSAEAAADHDFLLTVDHIKAWEAKHGAINAGEWVVMRTDWYKRNGSEAEFLNANETGPHTPGPTAEAIQFLISKDIKGWGSETIGTDAGKAGGMEPPFPAHTLMHKANRYGLASLCNLDQLPPKGAILIAAPLKIEHGTGSPIRALALVSRA, from the coding sequence ATGGACACTCAAAAACTCCTCGGCGAAGTTGCCGGCCAGCTGCTTTCAGGCGCCATCAAGGTGGTCGACCTGTCCGCGCCGCTCGGTCCCGATACGCCCCTGATCAAGCTGCCGCCGGAGCTTGCCGTGGACACGCCGAAGGTCGAGATCCACAACATCTCGCGCTATGACAAGAACGGCCCGTGGTGGGCCTGGAACTGGCTGAAGCTTGGCGAGCATTCGGGCACACATTTCGATGCGCCGCAGCACTGGATCAGCGGCAAGGATTATCCGGACGGCGCCACCGACACCATTCCGGTGCAGAACTTCGTCGGCCCGGTTAATGTCATCGACTGCTCCGCGGAAGCCGCCGCCGACCATGATTTCCTGCTCACCGTCGACCATATCAAGGCATGGGAAGCCAAGCATGGCGCGATCAACGCCGGCGAGTGGGTGGTGATGCGCACCGACTGGTACAAGCGCAACGGCTCGGAAGCCGAGTTCCTCAACGCCAACGAGACCGGCCCGCACACGCCCGGCCCGACGGCTGAAGCCATCCAGTTCCTGATCAGCAAGGACATCAAGGGCTGGGGCTCGGAGACGATCGGCACCGATGCCGGCAAGGCCGGCGGCATGGAGCCGCCCTTCCCGGCGCACACGCTGATGCACAAGGCCAACCGCTATGGCCTGGCCAGCCTCTGCAACCTCGACCAGCTGCCGCCGAAGGGCGCGATCCTGATCGCGGCGCCGCTCAAGATCGAGCACGGCACCGGCAGCCCGATCCGCGCGCTGGCGCTGGTTTCCCGAGCATGA